The Caballeronia sp. Lep1P3 genome window below encodes:
- a CDS encoding YqaJ viral recombinase family protein produces MSQRIQEENPIRKGSALRLVETRSLSRADWLAVRRTGIGGSDAAAAVGLNPYKSALELWLEKTGRDVGLAQPDPHDITEPVYWGTLLEPIVAAAYTQQTGNRVRKVNAVLQHATIPFMLANLDREIVGVPGLQILECKTAGEFGARLWRDGVPEYVQLQVQHQLAVAGKRAADVAVLLCGQQLAVHRIERDDDLIARLVPLEAQFWQYVTSDTPPPADGSESADRALRCLYPGRAGTVDFTDDRWLSTTFADLVAVRAEIEAREQQEAKLKQTIQQAMGDASRALFETGEVSYKRSRDSSSVDLKRLLAEHPEFETRYGFTKPGSRRFLVSV; encoded by the coding sequence ATGTCGCAACGCATCCAGGAAGAGAATCCCATCAGGAAAGGTTCTGCATTACGTCTGGTCGAAACGCGCAGCCTGAGCCGCGCCGACTGGCTGGCGGTGCGCAGGACCGGCATCGGCGGATCCGACGCTGCCGCAGCAGTGGGTCTGAATCCGTACAAAAGCGCGCTCGAACTCTGGCTGGAAAAGACGGGGCGCGACGTCGGACTCGCGCAACCGGATCCGCACGACATCACGGAACCGGTCTACTGGGGAACGCTACTCGAGCCCATCGTCGCTGCAGCCTATACGCAGCAGACTGGTAATCGCGTACGCAAGGTCAATGCTGTCCTTCAGCATGCGACGATCCCCTTCATGCTAGCCAATCTCGACCGGGAGATCGTTGGCGTTCCGGGGCTGCAGATTCTGGAATGCAAGACGGCAGGTGAGTTCGGCGCGCGACTGTGGCGCGACGGCGTTCCGGAGTATGTGCAGTTGCAGGTGCAGCACCAGTTGGCCGTTGCCGGCAAACGCGCCGCGGACGTAGCCGTGCTGCTATGTGGTCAGCAACTGGCGGTGCACCGCATCGAACGCGATGACGATCTCATTGCCCGGCTCGTCCCGCTCGAAGCGCAGTTTTGGCAATACGTCACCAGCGACACGCCACCACCGGCGGACGGCTCTGAGTCGGCCGACCGCGCCCTGCGCTGCCTGTATCCGGGCCGTGCGGGCACGGTTGATTTCACGGATGACCGGTGGCTCTCTACAACTTTCGCTGATCTGGTCGCGGTGCGCGCCGAAATTGAAGCACGCGAGCAACAGGAAGCGAAGTTAAAACAGACCATTCAGCAGGCGATGGGCGACGCATCCCGGGCGCTGTTCGAAACCGGCGAAGTGTCATACAAACGCAGCAGAGATTCAAGCAGCGTGGACCTGAAGCGGCTGCTCGCTGAACATCCGGAATTTGAAACGCGATACGGGTTCACGAAACCGGGCTCACGTCGCTTCCTCGTTTCCGTCTGA
- a CDS encoding DUF932 domain-containing protein: MHLVQTMAYVNEIPWHGLGNQLAPGQSLEVWAQQAGMNWKIEESEVRFVAGGTGLGSIHAFPEQKVLYRSDTKAPLSVVSSRYQVVQPAEILEFYRDLTEVGGFELETAGVLKDGKKLWALARTGQSATLKGHDKVNGYLLLATACDGTLATTAQFTSVRVVCNNTLAIALGDSTGAVKVPHRSQFDAQAVKRQLGIAISSWDGFMARMKALSERRVSADSADAYFRRVLTYQTGSASGAADKPNATTNDSAIRAVHDLFAGRGKGAALASASGTAWGLLNSVTEYVDYQRRARSEDHRRDAAWFGPGAALKQKAWDEALRLVV; this comes from the coding sequence ATGCACCTCGTACAAACCATGGCTTATGTTAATGAAATCCCGTGGCATGGCCTCGGTAACCAACTTGCTCCTGGCCAGTCGCTCGAAGTGTGGGCGCAACAGGCCGGGATGAACTGGAAGATTGAAGAATCTGAGGTCCGCTTCGTCGCAGGTGGCACTGGTCTTGGTTCCATCCATGCGTTTCCGGAACAGAAAGTGCTTTATCGCTCGGACACGAAGGCCCCTCTGTCGGTTGTCTCAAGCCGCTACCAGGTCGTCCAGCCCGCCGAAATTCTGGAGTTCTATCGTGACCTCACCGAGGTGGGGGGCTTCGAACTCGAAACAGCGGGCGTTCTCAAGGACGGCAAGAAGCTGTGGGCGCTCGCCCGTACAGGCCAAAGCGCTACGCTGAAGGGCCATGACAAGGTCAACGGGTACCTGCTGCTCGCCACCGCGTGCGACGGCACGCTCGCGACGACGGCTCAGTTCACCTCTGTTAGGGTGGTCTGCAACAACACGCTCGCCATTGCGCTCGGTGATAGTACGGGCGCGGTCAAGGTGCCGCACCGCAGCCAGTTCGATGCGCAGGCGGTCAAGCGCCAACTCGGCATCGCTATCTCGTCGTGGGACGGGTTCATGGCGCGCATGAAAGCGCTGTCAGAACGCAGGGTCAGCGCCGACTCAGCCGACGCGTATTTCCGGCGTGTGCTGACCTATCAAACCGGTAGCGCATCGGGTGCTGCGGATAAACCGAACGCCACCACCAACGATAGCGCTATCCGGGCCGTCCATGATCTCTTCGCTGGACGCGGTAAGGGTGCCGCGCTCGCCTCCGCCTCAGGCACGGCGTGGGGACTCCTCAACAGCGTCACCGAATATGTCGACTACCAGCGCCGTGCACGCAGCGAAGACCATCGGCGCGACGCAGCGTGGTTCGGCCCTGGTGCGGCGCTCAAACAAAAGGCGTGGGACGAAGCACTGAGACTCGTCGTCTGA
- a CDS encoding 6-carboxytetrahydropterin synthase — protein MNYELSQKFYFEAAHTLRREIDAEGSRRIHGHTYHAQVFVRGTPDPVTKMIVDLGFLRREIERVRDLLDHRFLDEIPELGAATIESLCSFIFQEISASVPSITKVRVERAASGDACDLSV, from the coding sequence ATGAATTACGAACTAAGTCAGAAATTTTACTTTGAGGCTGCCCACACTCTGCGACGCGAGATTGATGCTGAGGGTAGTCGCCGCATTCACGGGCATACATACCACGCGCAAGTATTTGTTCGAGGCACTCCAGATCCAGTCACCAAGATGATTGTTGACCTAGGTTTCCTTCGCAGGGAAATTGAACGCGTCCGCGATCTTCTTGATCACCGATTTCTTGATGAAATTCCCGAGCTAGGCGCCGCGACAATAGAAAGCCTATGTTCGTTCATTTTTCAAGAAATCTCTGCATCTGTGCCAAGCATCACGAAGGTCCGCGTTGAAAGAGCCGCGAGCGGAGATGCGTGCGACCTATCTGTCTAG
- the dbpB gene encoding DGQHR domain-containing protein DpdB, with the protein MSIYRFKAIRASQAPEHDVFTFAATPEQIWGFAEIERVGREENGQLRGFQRHQIASHIKEIRDYLRRDDALLPNALIVAFIGGVKVKDKGDGVVEIEIKSGDKKPGFVVDGQQRLSALSGINKPGFQVFVSALICKDYNELRQQFVLINNTRPLPKTLIYELLPTVEGLPERFTARKFAARIVDRLNFTRGSSLHGEIRQHTNPKGILSDTAMQKLVMNSASDGAIREFIKDGDFETRAYEFVNAFFGAVVKVFGSEWIGMSPKTSRLRHGAGIVAMGFVMEFLYSSEGATTRAEFESGLRLLKEYTAWTSGQWRLAPNDERPWNGIQNTPSDIDLLTNYLVRSMKRALRQPRRVANT; encoded by the coding sequence GTGAGCATCTATCGATTCAAGGCCATTCGTGCATCACAAGCTCCAGAGCACGATGTATTTACCTTTGCCGCCACGCCCGAACAGATATGGGGTTTCGCCGAGATCGAACGCGTGGGTCGGGAAGAAAACGGGCAACTACGCGGCTTCCAGCGCCATCAGATTGCATCTCACATCAAGGAGATTCGCGACTATTTGCGGCGCGACGATGCACTTCTTCCCAATGCATTGATCGTTGCCTTCATCGGCGGCGTCAAGGTGAAGGATAAGGGAGATGGGGTCGTTGAGATTGAGATCAAATCCGGCGATAAAAAGCCGGGCTTTGTTGTGGACGGCCAGCAGCGACTCAGTGCATTGTCGGGGATCAACAAACCTGGATTTCAGGTTTTTGTGTCTGCGCTTATCTGCAAGGACTACAACGAACTACGTCAGCAGTTTGTGTTGATCAACAACACGCGACCGCTGCCGAAGACGCTGATTTACGAGTTGCTCCCGACGGTTGAAGGGCTGCCGGAACGATTTACCGCGCGCAAGTTTGCTGCGCGCATCGTCGATCGGCTGAATTTCACTCGCGGCTCTTCGTTGCATGGCGAGATCCGTCAGCACACGAACCCCAAAGGGATACTGAGCGATACGGCAATGCAGAAGTTGGTGATGAACTCTGCCTCTGACGGCGCAATTCGTGAATTTATTAAGGATGGTGATTTCGAAACTCGTGCTTATGAGTTCGTTAACGCGTTCTTCGGGGCTGTGGTCAAGGTTTTTGGAAGCGAATGGATCGGCATGAGTCCGAAAACGTCACGGCTGCGTCATGGCGCAGGCATTGTGGCAATGGGTTTCGTTATGGAGTTTCTGTATTCCAGCGAAGGCGCTACGACTCGCGCCGAATTTGAGAGTGGCCTCCGGTTGCTGAAAGAATATACCGCGTGGACAAGCGGCCAGTGGCGCCTTGCACCAAATGACGAGCGTCCTTGGAATGGTATCCAGAACACTCCTAGCGATATCGATTTGCTGACCAACTATCTGGTTCGGTCGATGAAGCGGGCGCTCCGTCAGCCACGACGGGTAGCTAACACCTAG
- the dpdA gene encoding tRNA-guanine transglycosylase DpdA produces MKFLYSDTQDYVDPEYDFITDRNAPGRRRYWDDVYAHELMTPSPYDGLLVSMSAVRQADGVAKSKVRYSTAEEQRMLRDGVRKFLRYGGPKFKDSMVLGDCGAFAYADSETPAYPPQEVVEFYTDAGFTHGVSPDHIIFDCLTDNPPASEVAPGVVERFDITLANAQEFLRLTDSEGYPFEPLGAVQGWSPKSMADAAVQLEKMGYRYLAIGGLVPLKVDVIKQVLHALRDAIKPETNIHLLGFAKAETIHQFTTFGITSFDSTSPLIRAFKDAKANYYLESPKGGLDYYAAIRIPQAIENPRLMQGIKRGIFSAEDLQRREEKALTALRKFDSGSGKAKDALDAVMDYQQFLTLGDKHSIEQHEKELKKMRVLVERTLEDAPWKRCRCSVCSKAGVEVIIFRSSNRNKRRGFHNLGVYHKHVQRTLEKHR; encoded by the coding sequence ATGAAATTTCTCTATTCCGATACTCAGGATTACGTTGATCCGGAGTATGACTTTATTACAGATCGAAATGCTCCCGGTCGACGTCGGTACTGGGATGACGTCTATGCGCACGAGCTTATGACTCCGTCACCGTACGACGGCTTACTGGTATCCATGAGCGCAGTTCGGCAAGCGGATGGGGTCGCCAAATCCAAGGTGCGGTATTCAACTGCCGAAGAGCAGAGGATGTTGCGCGACGGCGTGCGTAAGTTCCTGAGATACGGTGGTCCAAAGTTCAAGGACTCAATGGTGCTGGGAGACTGCGGGGCCTTTGCCTACGCTGATAGCGAAACGCCCGCGTATCCGCCTCAAGAAGTGGTGGAATTCTACACGGACGCAGGTTTTACCCATGGGGTGTCGCCTGACCACATCATCTTTGACTGTCTTACGGACAACCCTCCTGCGAGCGAAGTGGCGCCCGGAGTTGTTGAGCGTTTCGACATCACGCTCGCCAATGCCCAGGAGTTCTTGCGCCTTACAGATTCGGAGGGTTACCCCTTCGAGCCTTTGGGTGCTGTACAGGGTTGGTCACCAAAAAGCATGGCCGATGCCGCGGTTCAACTCGAGAAAATGGGATACCGCTATTTGGCGATTGGAGGTCTCGTTCCGTTGAAGGTTGACGTTATTAAGCAGGTTCTACACGCTCTGCGCGACGCCATCAAACCTGAGACGAACATCCACCTCCTCGGGTTTGCTAAGGCGGAGACGATTCATCAGTTCACAACTTTTGGCATCACCAGCTTCGACTCTACGTCCCCGCTTATCCGGGCGTTCAAAGATGCAAAGGCGAATTACTACCTAGAATCGCCCAAAGGTGGGCTTGACTATTACGCGGCGATCCGCATTCCGCAAGCAATCGAAAATCCTCGTTTGATGCAAGGGATAAAACGCGGGATTTTTAGTGCCGAGGATCTGCAACGCCGTGAGGAGAAAGCGTTGACGGCATTGCGCAAGTTCGACAGCGGCAGTGGGAAGGCGAAGGATGCGCTCGATGCTGTTATGGACTATCAGCAGTTCCTCACGCTGGGTGACAAACACTCCATTGAGCAGCACGAAAAGGAACTAAAGAAGATGCGTGTGCTGGTAGAGCGCACGTTGGAAGATGCACCTTGGAAGCGTTGCCGTTGCTCTGTCTGCAGCAAGGCCGGTGTCGAAGTCATCATCTTCCGATCCAGCAACCGGAACAAGCGCCGTGGATTTCACAACCTAGGCGTCTACCACAAACACGTACAGCGTACCTTGGAGAAACATCGGTGA
- the dbpB gene encoding DGQHR domain-containing protein DpdB gives MAKKEIVVRALRTTQGEGLDVYAFFIQGSDIVRVADISRVERDESEVLKGFQRPEIRTHVKGIADYLNQGNVLFPNAIILAMSPAVHFSAARGTKPTGDQGIAQAGTLTIPVYDERQRVAWIVDGQQRSLALAQAGTKSIPVPVVGFVSDNLEIQREQFILVNKARPLPTRLINELLPETRSILLPRELSARKVPSEICNLLNRDPESPFYKLIKRISEKSSSTSIITDTAVIAMIRNSMSNPLGALAPYKLAGREGVDVEAMYQILRTYWSAVRDVFPEAWGADPRRSRLMHSAGIEAMGVLMDRIYARLAGHGEDYKTVRKELEKVAPTCRWTKGTWETLGVAWNEIQSTPRDIRKLQDTLVRAYTSTMKQ, from the coding sequence ATGGCCAAGAAGGAAATTGTTGTACGCGCACTTCGTACGACCCAAGGTGAGGGGCTGGACGTCTATGCTTTTTTCATTCAGGGCTCTGACATCGTGAGAGTCGCCGATATATCGAGGGTGGAACGCGACGAATCGGAAGTACTCAAAGGCTTTCAGCGACCCGAGATTAGAACTCACGTCAAAGGTATCGCCGACTATTTGAACCAGGGTAACGTCCTGTTCCCAAATGCGATCATTCTCGCAATGTCACCGGCGGTTCACTTCTCCGCTGCTCGAGGCACGAAGCCTACCGGCGATCAAGGGATTGCACAGGCTGGCACTTTGACGATCCCGGTGTATGACGAGAGGCAACGAGTCGCCTGGATCGTTGACGGTCAGCAGCGTTCGTTGGCTTTGGCACAAGCAGGGACGAAGAGCATTCCGGTACCTGTTGTCGGCTTTGTCTCCGATAACCTCGAGATCCAGAGGGAACAGTTCATCCTGGTCAACAAGGCACGGCCGCTTCCGACGCGACTGATTAATGAACTTCTGCCGGAGACCCGCAGTATTTTGCTACCTCGTGAGTTGAGCGCGCGCAAGGTGCCGTCCGAGATATGCAACTTGCTCAACCGAGACCCCGAATCACCATTTTACAAGCTGATCAAACGTATTTCGGAAAAGAGCAGCAGCACAAGCATCATCACTGACACTGCCGTAATCGCGATGATTCGTAACAGCATGAGCAATCCGCTAGGTGCACTCGCTCCCTACAAATTGGCTGGTCGAGAAGGCGTTGACGTCGAAGCGATGTATCAAATTTTGCGAACTTACTGGTCGGCCGTACGGGATGTATTCCCGGAAGCGTGGGGTGCTGATCCGCGACGCAGCCGGCTCATGCATTCAGCGGGCATTGAGGCCATGGGCGTACTAATGGACAGGATTTACGCGCGCCTCGCTGGACACGGAGAAGACTACAAAACGGTCCGCAAGGAACTGGAGAAGGTTGCTCCCACCTGTCGCTGGACCAAGGGTACATGGGAAACACTGGGCGTTGCTTGGAACGAGATTCAAAGCACGCCGCGAGACATTAGAAAGCTCCAGGACACGCTAGTCCGAGCCTATACAAGCACGATGAAGCAATGA
- the queC gene encoding 7-cyano-7-deazaguanine synthase QueC, with product MKTRAMVLFSGGQDSTTCLAWALDRYEHVETIGFDYGQRHSVELECRPKVLSSLREQFPDWGKKLGDDHMLDLSILGQISDTALTQGKVIEMEESGLPNTFVPGRNLLFFTLAAAVAYRRSLQVLVGGMCETDYSGYPDCRDSTLKALQVAIALGMDQPLVIETPLMWIDKAQTWKLAFQLGGKVFIDLILAETHTCYVGDHTTQHHWGYGCGKCPACELRRNGYESFSKAVA from the coding sequence ATGAAAACTCGCGCAATGGTCCTCTTCTCTGGTGGACAGGACTCGACGACGTGCCTCGCGTGGGCCCTTGACCGCTACGAACATGTCGAGACAATCGGATTTGACTATGGACAACGCCATTCCGTTGAACTTGAGTGCCGACCAAAGGTGCTCTCCAGTCTTCGTGAACAGTTCCCAGACTGGGGAAAAAAACTCGGCGACGACCACATGCTCGATCTTTCAATTCTGGGACAGATCAGCGACACGGCGCTTACTCAAGGCAAGGTCATTGAGATGGAGGAAAGCGGTTTGCCGAACACGTTTGTGCCGGGTAGAAATCTGCTGTTCTTCACGCTTGCGGCCGCTGTAGCTTACAGGCGTAGCCTCCAAGTACTCGTCGGAGGCATGTGTGAGACGGACTATTCCGGTTACCCGGACTGTCGGGACAGCACACTCAAGGCGCTTCAGGTCGCCATTGCTCTGGGCATGGATCAACCGTTGGTCATCGAGACACCACTAATGTGGATCGATAAGGCGCAAACTTGGAAATTGGCGTTCCAGCTGGGTGGCAAAGTCTTTATCGATCTGATTCTTGCAGAAACCCACACTTGTTACGTTGGGGACCACACAACACAGCACCATTGGGGCTATGGATGCGGGAAATGTCCTGCCTGTGAGTTAAGACGGAACGGATACGAATCCTTCTCCAAGGCAGTCGCATAA